Proteins co-encoded in one Actinobacillus succinogenes 130Z genomic window:
- a CDS encoding enoyl-ACP reductase FabI gives MGFLTGKRILVTGLASNRSIAYGIAKALKAQGAELAFTYLNEKLQPRVEEFAKEFGADIVLPLDVATDESIKNCFTELNKKWDKFDGFVHAIAFAPGDQLDGDYVNAATREGYRIAHDISAYSFVAMAQAARPFLNENASLVTLTYLGAERAIPNYNVMCLAKASLEAATRVMAADLGKDGIRVNAISAGPIRTLAASGIKNFKKMLSAFEKTAALRRTVTIDDVGNSAAFLCSDLASGVTGEVLHVDAGFSITAMGELGEE, from the coding sequence ATGGGTTTCTTAACAGGTAAACGTATTTTGGTGACAGGTCTTGCCAGTAATCGCTCAATTGCATACGGCATCGCAAAAGCCTTGAAAGCACAGGGGGCGGAATTGGCTTTCACCTACTTAAACGAAAAATTACAACCGCGTGTAGAAGAATTCGCGAAAGAATTCGGTGCCGATATCGTGCTGCCGTTAGACGTAGCAACCGATGAAAGCATTAAAAACTGTTTTACCGAATTAAACAAAAAATGGGATAAATTCGACGGTTTCGTACACGCTATCGCATTCGCGCCCGGCGATCAATTAGACGGCGACTACGTAAACGCCGCTACGCGAGAAGGTTACCGCATCGCCCACGACATCAGCGCATACAGCTTCGTAGCCATGGCACAGGCGGCGCGTCCGTTTTTAAATGAAAATGCCTCTTTAGTCACATTAACTTACTTAGGGGCTGAACGTGCAATTCCTAACTATAACGTTATGTGCTTGGCAAAAGCTTCATTAGAAGCGGCAACCCGAGTGATGGCTGCGGATTTGGGTAAAGACGGCATTCGCGTCAACGCTATTTCCGCCGGTCCGATCCGCACGCTCGCGGCTTCCGGCATTAAGAACTTCAAGAAAATGCTTTCCGCATTTGAGAAAACCGCCGCATTACGCCGCACCGTCACCATTGACGACGTAGGTAATTCCGCCGCATTTTTATGCTCGGATCTAGCGTCCGGCGTAACCGGCGAAGTATTACATGTAGACGCCGGTTTCAGCATTACGGCAATGGGCGAATTAGGCGAAGAATAA
- the rnb gene encoding exoribonuclease II yields MFQNNPLLSQLKQQLHDSKPHVEGVVKGTDKAYGFLETDKETFFIAPPAMKKVMHGDKIKATIETIGDKKQADPEELIEPMLTRFIAKVRFNKDKKLQVLADHPNINQPIGAAQTKAVKEELHEGDWVVATLKTHPLRDDRFFYAQIVEFICRAEDEFAPWWVTLARHQQSRYPVQGQDSYKMLDPQTRKDLTALHFVTIDSESTQDMDDALYIEPLEQNGEQTGWKLTVAIADPTAYIAADSQIEKDARQRCFTNYLPGFNIPMLPRELSDELCSLMENETRAALVCRLQTDLQGELQGKPEFLLADVQSKAKLAYNRVSDYLEQAEGAWQPENETTKQQIHWLHRFALTRINWRKTHGLLFKEKPDYSFVLADNGHVQEIKAEYRRIANQIVEESMIVANICCAHYLADNAKTGIFNTHAGFDKKFLPNAHHFLMTNLSNAQNQDELTVRYSVENLATLEGYCRMRHDIEPIDGDYLEFRLRRFLTFAEFKSELAPHFGLGLTGYATWTSPIRKYSDMVNHRLIKACIAEQACLKPSDDILTRLQEARKQNRMVERDIADWLYCRYLADKVENKPEFQAEVQDCMRGGLRVQLLENGASVFVPASTIHPNKEEIQVNSDELAFYINGERRYKIGDIVNIQLTEVKEETRSLIGNLVL; encoded by the coding sequence ATGTTTCAGAATAATCCTTTATTATCTCAATTAAAACAACAACTGCACGACAGCAAACCACATGTCGAAGGCGTAGTGAAAGGTACGGATAAAGCCTACGGTTTCTTGGAAACCGATAAGGAAACCTTTTTTATTGCGCCGCCGGCCATGAAAAAAGTGATGCACGGCGATAAAATCAAAGCGACAATCGAAACCATCGGTGATAAAAAACAGGCCGACCCGGAAGAATTAATCGAACCGATGTTAACCCGTTTTATTGCCAAAGTGCGGTTCAATAAAGACAAGAAATTGCAAGTTTTGGCGGATCACCCGAACATCAATCAACCGATCGGCGCGGCACAAACCAAAGCGGTAAAAGAAGAATTGCATGAAGGCGATTGGGTGGTCGCCACCTTAAAAACCCACCCGCTACGGGACGATCGTTTTTTCTATGCGCAAATTGTAGAATTTATCTGCCGGGCCGAGGACGAATTTGCGCCTTGGTGGGTCACTCTGGCACGTCACCAGCAATCCCGTTATCCCGTACAGGGGCAAGACAGCTATAAAATGCTCGACCCCCAAACTCGTAAAGATTTGACCGCCCTTCATTTCGTCACCATCGACAGCGAAAGCACACAGGATATGGATGACGCGCTTTATATCGAACCACTCGAACAAAACGGTGAACAAACGGGATGGAAACTGACCGTAGCAATTGCGGATCCTACCGCATATATTGCCGCTGATTCGCAAATTGAAAAAGATGCCCGTCAGCGCTGCTTCACCAATTATTTGCCCGGTTTTAACATTCCGATGCTGCCTCGCGAGCTTTCCGACGAACTCTGTTCGCTAATGGAAAATGAAACCCGTGCCGCGCTCGTGTGTCGTTTACAAACGGATTTGCAAGGCGAATTACAAGGTAAACCTGAATTTCTGCTTGCCGATGTACAATCTAAGGCAAAATTAGCTTACAACCGCGTTTCCGATTATTTAGAACAAGCGGAAGGCGCCTGGCAACCTGAAAACGAAACAACGAAACAACAAATTCATTGGTTGCACCGGTTTGCGTTAACCCGTATTAACTGGCGCAAAACCCACGGTTTGTTATTTAAAGAAAAACCGGATTACAGTTTCGTTTTGGCGGATAACGGTCACGTGCAGGAAATTAAAGCGGAATACCGTCGTATTGCCAATCAAATCGTGGAAGAGTCCATGATTGTCGCCAATATTTGCTGCGCACATTACCTGGCAGATAATGCCAAGACCGGGATTTTCAACACCCATGCCGGATTCGATAAAAAATTCCTGCCGAATGCTCACCATTTTTTAATGACGAATTTAAGTAATGCACAAAACCAGGATGAGTTGACGGTTCGTTATTCCGTAGAAAACTTAGCCACGCTGGAAGGTTATTGCCGGATGCGCCACGATATTGAACCCATTGATGGTGATTATTTAGAATTCCGCTTACGCCGCTTCCTCACCTTTGCGGAATTTAAATCGGAACTCGCGCCGCACTTCGGCTTGGGTTTAACGGGTTATGCCACATGGACGTCGCCAATCCGCAAATATTCCGATATGGTGAATCACCGTTTGATTAAAGCCTGTATTGCCGAGCAAGCATGCTTGAAGCCAAGCGATGACATTCTCACTCGCCTGCAGGAGGCGCGCAAACAAAACCGCATGGTGGAACGTGACATTGCCGATTGGCTGTATTGTCGCTATTTGGCGGACAAAGTGGAAAACAAGCCTGAATTCCAAGCGGAAGTTCAAGACTGCATGCGCGGCGGATTACGGGTTCAATTGCTGGAAAACGGCGCCAGCGTTTTTGTACCGGCATCCACCATTCATCCGAATAAAGAAGAAATTCAGGTGAATAGCGATGAGCTGGCGTTTTATATCAACGGCGAACGACGTTACAAAATCGGCGACATCGTGAATATTCAGTTAACAGAAGTCAAAGAAGAAACCCGTAGTTTAATCGGTAATTTAGTGTTATAA
- a CDS encoding Nif3-like dinuclear metal center hexameric protein: MNQFELEQLLNQKLNSSVIDDYAPNGLQVEGKAEIRKIVTGVTASQALINAAVAHNADAVLVHHGYFWKNENPCIRGMKGKRIKTLLVNDINLYGYHLPLDIHPELGNNARLSCLLGIKNLQPLESATVSIPMWGELSEPVSIKQFTQRITEVLGRSPVVCNSEELTQNPPHLIRKIGICTGGGQGYIDLAAAQGCDAFVSGEISEQTAHSAREQGIHYFACGHHATERYGIQALGEWLARQYFFEVEFIDIENPA; encoded by the coding sequence ATGAATCAATTTGAACTTGAACAACTACTCAATCAAAAACTTAATAGTTCGGTAATCGACGATTATGCTCCCAACGGATTACAGGTAGAAGGCAAGGCGGAAATCCGAAAAATTGTGACCGGGGTCACGGCAAGCCAAGCCTTAATCAACGCTGCGGTAGCACATAATGCAGATGCCGTATTGGTACATCACGGTTATTTCTGGAAAAACGAAAATCCCTGTATTCGAGGCATGAAAGGCAAACGAATTAAAACCCTGTTGGTCAACGATATTAATCTGTACGGCTATCACCTGCCTCTAGACATTCATCCTGAATTAGGCAATAACGCCCGCTTATCCTGTTTGCTCGGTATCAAAAATCTGCAACCGTTAGAATCAGCTACCGTCAGTATTCCGATGTGGGGTGAATTAAGCGAACCGGTTTCAATAAAACAATTCACTCAACGTATTACGGAGGTATTGGGACGCTCGCCTGTTGTTTGTAATTCGGAAGAACTCACGCAAAATCCACCGCACTTAATCCGTAAAATCGGCATTTGTACCGGCGGAGGACAAGGCTACATTGATTTGGCGGCGGCGCAAGGCTGTGATGCATTCGTCAGCGGCGAAATTTCCGAACAAACCGCCCACAGCGCCCGAGAGCAGGGCATTCATTATTTCGCCTGCGGTCATCACGCCACCGAACGTTACGGTATTCAGGCATTGGGCGAATGGTTGGCACGGCAATATTTCTTTGAGGTGGAATTTATCGATATTGAAAATCCGGCTTAG
- the hflC gene encoding protease modulator HflC, with protein MRRFLTPIAILLALVIYSSLIVVQEGSRGIMLRFGKVQRDADNKVVVYEPGLHFKLPFIDSLKLLDARIKTLDGQPDRFVTVEKKDLLVDSYVKWRISDFGRFYTATGGGDYTQASNLLKRKVNDRLRSETGSRTIKDIVSGTRGELMEGAKKALNSGPDSTAELGIEVIDVRIKQINMPDEVSSSIYQRMRAERDAVAREHRSQGKEKAAFIQADVDRKVTLITANANKKAQALRGEGDAAAAKLYANAFGTEPEFYSFVRSLKAYENSFAGSDNMMILKPDSEFFRFMQAPKK; from the coding sequence ATGCGCAGATTTTTAACGCCAATTGCTATCCTATTGGCACTCGTGATTTATTCCAGCCTTATCGTGGTACAGGAGGGCAGTCGCGGCATCATGCTGCGTTTCGGCAAAGTTCAGCGCGATGCGGACAACAAGGTTGTAGTTTACGAACCCGGCTTACACTTCAAACTACCGTTTATCGACAGCTTGAAACTACTTGATGCACGAATTAAAACCCTGGACGGTCAACCAGATCGTTTCGTAACCGTGGAAAAAAAGGATTTGCTGGTAGATTCCTATGTTAAATGGCGAATCAGCGATTTCGGCAGATTTTATACCGCAACCGGCGGCGGCGATTATACGCAGGCCTCCAATCTGCTAAAACGTAAAGTCAACGATCGTCTGCGCTCGGAAACCGGTTCGCGCACCATTAAAGACATCGTATCCGGTACTCGCGGCGAATTAATGGAAGGCGCGAAAAAAGCGTTAAATTCCGGCCCGGACAGCACCGCCGAACTGGGTATTGAAGTGATTGATGTACGCATCAAACAAATCAATATGCCGGATGAAGTCTCTTCTTCTATTTATCAGCGTATGCGTGCGGAACGTGATGCCGTCGCCCGCGAACACCGTTCGCAAGGTAAAGAAAAAGCGGCGTTTATTCAGGCGGACGTGGATCGCAAAGTCACGCTTATTACGGCAAATGCCAATAAAAAAGCACAGGCGTTACGCGGTGAAGGCGATGCCGCTGCGGCAAAACTTTACGCCAATGCTTTCGGTACGGAACCCGAATTCTACAGTTTTGTGCGCAGTCTGAAGGCTTACGAAAACAGCTTCGCCGGTTCGGATAATATGATGATCCTGAAACCGGACAGCGAATTTTTCCGCTTTATGCAGGCACCGAAAAAATAA